From Medicago truncatula cultivar Jemalong A17 chromosome 7, MtrunA17r5.0-ANR, whole genome shotgun sequence, a single genomic window includes:
- the LOC11432555 gene encoding TOM1-like protein 6 isoform X1 translates to MMAGSSSSSASVAVEKATSDLLMGPDWTMNIEICDSINSNHWQPKDVVKAVKKRLQHRSSKVQILALTLLETMVKNCGDYVHFQITDRHILEEMIKIVRKKADMQVRDKILALLDSWQEAFGGAGGKYPQYYWAYDELKRSGVSFPKRSPDAAPIFTPPPTHPSLRQTGYGMPSSSSKTLDETMATEIESLSMSSLESMRHVLDLLSDMLQAVNPNDRVAVKDEVIVDLVDRCRSNQKKLMQMLTTTGDEELLGRGLELNDNIQSLLARHDAIASGSSFQIQGASSSTMSSEVQSSFNQNEVKSSSPAESVSTPKASPPAEVYSEPKGENDEEEEDEFAQLARRHTKTQSVTSKDATIGSTENSGSMNTSSTTPYVPEPSTAVPSASNALALPDPPAPISTTSKDQDIIDLLSITLSLTPSSPPTTTYAPSSASSQGGMHHQIPTPSSTESYSYAPQAYPGNSPYNSYVAPWAQPQSKSEFQTQQPQQHMYQPQPTTPPSPQQHMYQPQPTTPPSPQQLHAHHESEQALRHQQAQSELLQSQNQHLPYSPHQVHPHNEQYQPQPHLQSQPQHHPHLQPQPQLQTQSQNPRQHQPQPQRPMQLQSQQYQQQPQLQNQHVQYPARYPPPPWAATPGYANYQSHSQNAISTSQGNTATASYPPALGVRPSQHNQSFSSPGVDPRGGNSGQRPFVPSYKLFEDLNVFGNTDGRVSGTSSNVSGTMGPGMVGGGRK, encoded by the exons atgATGGCtggttcatcttcatcttcagctAGTGTTGCAGTAGAGAAAGCAACAAGTGATCTTCTTATGGGGCCTGATTGGACCATGAATATTGAAATTTGTGATTCCATCAATTCTAATCATTG GCAGCCTAAAGATGTGGTAAAAGCTGTGAAGAAGAGATTACAACATAGGAGCTCTAAAGTTCAAATTCTTGCTCTCACG CTTCTGGAGACAATGGTAAAGAACTGTGGTGATTACGTGCACTTTCAAATCACCGATAGGCATATATTGGAGGAGATGATAAAGATCGTCAGGAAGAAG GCAGACATGCAAGTGAGGGATAAAATTTTAGCATTGCTGGACTCGTGGCAAGAGGCATTTGGAGGGGCCGGTGGAAAATATCCTCAGTACTATTGGGCATATGATGAATTAAAG CGATCTGGAGTTTCTTTTCCAAAGCGTTCACCAGATGCAGCTCCGATATTTACTCCACCTCCTACTCATCCATCTTTGAGACAAACTGGATATGGGATGCCAAGCAGTTCTTCAAAAACACTCGATGAAACAATGGCAACAGAGATAGAAAGTTTGAG TATGTCAAGCTTGGAATCCATGCGGCATGTGTTGGACCTTTTGAGTGACATGCTACAAGCTGTAAATCCTAATGACCGTGTG GCTGTAAAAGATGAAGTAATTGTTGATCTTGTTGACCGTTGCCGCTCCAACCAGAAAAAATTGATGCAGATGCTGACAACAACTGG GGATGAGGAACTTCTTGGGAGGGGCCTTGAACTGAACGATAATATTCAAAGTTTGCTTGCAAGGCACGATGCAATTGCTTCTGGGTCTTCTTTTCAGATACAAGGTGCAAGTTCCAGTACCATGTCATCTGAAGTTCAATCCAGTTTCAATCAAAACGAAGTAAAGAGCTCCAGCCCTGCTGAGTCTGTTTCAACACCTAAAGCTAGCCCTCCTGCCGAAGTTTATTCCGAGCCAAAGGGCGAGAatgatgaagaggaagaagatgaatttgCACAGCTAGCTCGAAG GCATACTAAGACACAATCAGTGACTTCAAAAGATGCTACCATTGGATCCACTGAAAATTCAGGCTCAATGAACACTAGCAGCACAACTCCATATGTGCCAGAGCCCTCAACTGCTGTCCCATCCGCATCCAATGCATTAGCGCTTCCTGACCCACCAGCACCTATTAGTACTACTTCAAAAGATCAGGACATCATTGACTTACTGAGTATCACTTTGTCACTGACACCATCTTCtccaccaacaacaacatatgCACCATCATCAGCCTCTAGCCAAGGCGGCATGCATCATCAGATACCTACTCCATCCAGCACAGAAAGTTATTCTTATGCTCCCCAAGCATATCCTGGAAATTCGCCATACAACAGTTATGTAGCCCCTTGGGCTCAACCTCAATCTAAGTCAGAGTTTCAAACCCAGCAGCCTCAACAACACATGTATCAACCCCAACCTACCACCCCTCCTTCACCTCAACAACACATGTATCAACCCCAACCTACCACCCCTCCCTCACCTCAACAATTGCATGCACATCATGAATCTGAACAAGCGCTGCGTCATCAACAGGCCCAATCAGAACTACTGCAGTCGCAGAATCAACACCTTCCATACAGCCCTCATCAAGTGCACCCACATAATGAACAATATCAGCCCCAGCCACACTTACAGTCTCAGCCTCAACATCATCCCCATTTACAGCCACAACCACAGTTGCAAACACAGTCTCAGAATCCGCGTCAGCATCAACCTCAACCTCAACGACCGATGCAATTGCAGTCTCAGCAATATCAACAGCAGCCACAATTGCAGAACCAACATGTTCAATACCCTGCTAGATATCCTCCCCCGCCATGGGCTGCTACACCCGGATATGCCAACTATCAGAGCCATTCCCAGAATGCGATTTCGACTTCTCAAGGCAACACAGCAACAGCATCTTATCCTCCTGCACTAGGGGTTAGACCCTCGCAACATAATCAGTCATTCTCTTCACCAGGAGTTGATCCTAGGGGAGGAAATTCTGGCCAAAGACCCTTTGTTCCATCTTACAAGTTATTTGAAGATTTGAATGTATTTGGAAACACTGATGGAAGGGTAAGTGGCACGTCATCCAACGTGTCAGGGACAATGGGACCTGGTATGGTCGGTGGAGGGCGcaagtga
- the LOC11432555 gene encoding TOM1-like protein 6 isoform X2, translating to MVKNCGDYVHFQITDRHILEEMIKIVRKKADMQVRDKILALLDSWQEAFGGAGGKYPQYYWAYDELKRSGVSFPKRSPDAAPIFTPPPTHPSLRQTGYGMPSSSSKTLDETMATEIESLSMSSLESMRHVLDLLSDMLQAVNPNDRVAVKDEVIVDLVDRCRSNQKKLMQMLTTTGDEELLGRGLELNDNIQSLLARHDAIASGSSFQIQGASSSTMSSEVQSSFNQNEVKSSSPAESVSTPKASPPAEVYSEPKGENDEEEEDEFAQLARRHTKTQSVTSKDATIGSTENSGSMNTSSTTPYVPEPSTAVPSASNALALPDPPAPISTTSKDQDIIDLLSITLSLTPSSPPTTTYAPSSASSQGGMHHQIPTPSSTESYSYAPQAYPGNSPYNSYVAPWAQPQSKSEFQTQQPQQHMYQPQPTTPPSPQQHMYQPQPTTPPSPQQLHAHHESEQALRHQQAQSELLQSQNQHLPYSPHQVHPHNEQYQPQPHLQSQPQHHPHLQPQPQLQTQSQNPRQHQPQPQRPMQLQSQQYQQQPQLQNQHVQYPARYPPPPWAATPGYANYQSHSQNAISTSQGNTATASYPPALGVRPSQHNQSFSSPGVDPRGGNSGQRPFVPSYKLFEDLNVFGNTDGRVSGTSSNVSGTMGPGMVGGGRK from the exons ATGGTAAAGAACTGTGGTGATTACGTGCACTTTCAAATCACCGATAGGCATATATTGGAGGAGATGATAAAGATCGTCAGGAAGAAG GCAGACATGCAAGTGAGGGATAAAATTTTAGCATTGCTGGACTCGTGGCAAGAGGCATTTGGAGGGGCCGGTGGAAAATATCCTCAGTACTATTGGGCATATGATGAATTAAAG CGATCTGGAGTTTCTTTTCCAAAGCGTTCACCAGATGCAGCTCCGATATTTACTCCACCTCCTACTCATCCATCTTTGAGACAAACTGGATATGGGATGCCAAGCAGTTCTTCAAAAACACTCGATGAAACAATGGCAACAGAGATAGAAAGTTTGAG TATGTCAAGCTTGGAATCCATGCGGCATGTGTTGGACCTTTTGAGTGACATGCTACAAGCTGTAAATCCTAATGACCGTGTG GCTGTAAAAGATGAAGTAATTGTTGATCTTGTTGACCGTTGCCGCTCCAACCAGAAAAAATTGATGCAGATGCTGACAACAACTGG GGATGAGGAACTTCTTGGGAGGGGCCTTGAACTGAACGATAATATTCAAAGTTTGCTTGCAAGGCACGATGCAATTGCTTCTGGGTCTTCTTTTCAGATACAAGGTGCAAGTTCCAGTACCATGTCATCTGAAGTTCAATCCAGTTTCAATCAAAACGAAGTAAAGAGCTCCAGCCCTGCTGAGTCTGTTTCAACACCTAAAGCTAGCCCTCCTGCCGAAGTTTATTCCGAGCCAAAGGGCGAGAatgatgaagaggaagaagatgaatttgCACAGCTAGCTCGAAG GCATACTAAGACACAATCAGTGACTTCAAAAGATGCTACCATTGGATCCACTGAAAATTCAGGCTCAATGAACACTAGCAGCACAACTCCATATGTGCCAGAGCCCTCAACTGCTGTCCCATCCGCATCCAATGCATTAGCGCTTCCTGACCCACCAGCACCTATTAGTACTACTTCAAAAGATCAGGACATCATTGACTTACTGAGTATCACTTTGTCACTGACACCATCTTCtccaccaacaacaacatatgCACCATCATCAGCCTCTAGCCAAGGCGGCATGCATCATCAGATACCTACTCCATCCAGCACAGAAAGTTATTCTTATGCTCCCCAAGCATATCCTGGAAATTCGCCATACAACAGTTATGTAGCCCCTTGGGCTCAACCTCAATCTAAGTCAGAGTTTCAAACCCAGCAGCCTCAACAACACATGTATCAACCCCAACCTACCACCCCTCCTTCACCTCAACAACACATGTATCAACCCCAACCTACCACCCCTCCCTCACCTCAACAATTGCATGCACATCATGAATCTGAACAAGCGCTGCGTCATCAACAGGCCCAATCAGAACTACTGCAGTCGCAGAATCAACACCTTCCATACAGCCCTCATCAAGTGCACCCACATAATGAACAATATCAGCCCCAGCCACACTTACAGTCTCAGCCTCAACATCATCCCCATTTACAGCCACAACCACAGTTGCAAACACAGTCTCAGAATCCGCGTCAGCATCAACCTCAACCTCAACGACCGATGCAATTGCAGTCTCAGCAATATCAACAGCAGCCACAATTGCAGAACCAACATGTTCAATACCCTGCTAGATATCCTCCCCCGCCATGGGCTGCTACACCCGGATATGCCAACTATCAGAGCCATTCCCAGAATGCGATTTCGACTTCTCAAGGCAACACAGCAACAGCATCTTATCCTCCTGCACTAGGGGTTAGACCCTCGCAACATAATCAGTCATTCTCTTCACCAGGAGTTGATCCTAGGGGAGGAAATTCTGGCCAAAGACCCTTTGTTCCATCTTACAAGTTATTTGAAGATTTGAATGTATTTGGAAACACTGATGGAAGGGTAAGTGGCACGTCATCCAACGTGTCAGGGACAATGGGACCTGGTATGGTCGGTGGAGGGCGcaagtga